The Kosmotoga olearia TBF 19.5.1 sequence AAACTTCTTGTGAACAGAGGAATAACGGATGTAACTGAGGCGTTGAAGTACTTAAACCCCGATCGAACACTCCTTCACGATCCTTTCCTTATGAAAGACATGAAGAAAGCTGTAAAAACTATAATAGAAGCTGGTGAACGCGGTGATTCCATCGTCGTGTTTGGAGACTATGATGTTGATGGTGTCACCAGTACCGCATTACTGTATCTAGCCATGAAAAAGATGGGATTCAACGTAAGCTATTATATCCCTTTAAGGCTTGAAGAAGGTTATGGATTGAGCCGGGCAGCTATCGAGGAGCTCTATTCGCAGGGACATCGTTTGTTGATAACCGTTGACTGTGGTGTCACATCTTTCGATGAAATTGAATTCGCCAAAAAACTGGGGCTTAAAGTCGTTGTCACAGACCATCACGAAGTGAAGGATAAACTTCCACTGGCTGAAGCTATTGTTAATCCCAAACGTCCTGATGACAATTATCCTTTTAAAGGGCTGGCTGGTGTCGGTGTGGCCTTCAAACTTCTCAGTGCTTTGAATGAGACCCTTAGAATGCCATTGAATCCTGAAGATTATCTGGATATAGTTGCTCTGGGCACAATAGCGGATATCGTCCCGTTGAGGGACGAGAACAGATTTATCGTTCGGGAAGGTACCAAGAAAATCCAGAAGGAACCATTGCTAGGATTGAAGATCTTATTGAGTTATCTGAGGATAAATCCTGATAATCTAACGGCTCAGGATATAGCATTCAAGATCGCGCCAAAACTCAATGCTGCCGGAAGAATGGATTCTGCAGTTGTAGCACTGGAACTATTGATAAGCGAGGACAAAGCTCAGGCAATGCGTACAGCTTCAAGACTCCTTCAGCACAATCAAAATCGTCAGATGATCGAGGCCAAAATTTTTGAACAAGCGACAAAAGAAATTGAATCCAATGTCTCGATGAAGGATAATTTCGTGGTTGTCTTGTCAGGTGAAAACTGGCATCTAGGTGTTTTAGGGATCGTTGCATCTCGCCTTGTCGCTCAATATAATCGGCCGGTTTTTCTGATTTCTACTTCCGATGGTGAGGGGAAAGGTTCTGCCCGAAGTCCATCTGGAATAAGTATAATCTCGCTTTTGAATAAAACTGCGGATATTCTGGACGAGTACGGTGGCCACGAAATGGCTGCTGGGTTTAGTATAAAAAAAGAAAAGATCCCGGAGTTCAGAAAACGTCTTAACGAAGCTTACATGGACATCTACGGGGAAGAATTGCCAACGTATAAGATAGAGGTTGACGATGTTCTAACCCTGGAATCCATATCACCGGAAACTCTTAAAAAAATTGATATGCTCAGACCTTTTGGTCATTCCAATCCTGAACCAAAGTTTCTTTTCAAAGGATTGAATATCGAAAGAACGAAAAGTTTTGGTTCTGGCGGTGGGCATATAAAAATGATTCTTCGCTCTGGAGAACGGAAGACGCTTGCGGTTGGATTCGGAATGAACGGACTTTTTGATGAATTCAAATATGTCAAACCCAACTTACTGAAGCTCGATGCGGTTGCCAGTATAAAGCAGGACAATGGATATGGAATTCAGGGTATGAAACTTTCCCTTGTAGATGCGAGGATTTACATAGATCATGTGTTTGAAGAAGAGGTCAGAGACAAGAATTTTGTTTTTGAATTCATAAGGGATTGGAAGAATCAGAAACCATACTCTTCGCAGAGCACAGATGTGTCATCTGTTGTAGCTGATCTGGAAAAAAAGCTTTCTCATAAGGCTCCTGATTTTCTGAACGTAAGTACCAGATTTCCATGGGGAATATTTGGAAGTATAAGGTTGAAGCACCCTTTCCTTGCCTGGAGGATCTTAAAAAATTATCAGAAAGGTCTCAAAACAGTAATTGTTTCAAGTGTAAACACTACACTAGCACATACATTTTACTCTCTCCAGCATTATCTTGATCCCATAAACCCGGTTTATGCCAATTCCCTATACAGGGGAAAGATCGATGAACCTGTGATGTTTGTGACCCTACCACTACTGATGGAGCATTTTGATGTGTTCAAAGACTCTTTCGATGAGATAATTTTTGATGAACCAACTTACATCATATCCGGTATATACAAAGAGCATCCAGATTTAGAGGCTTTTCTGGAGGTACTTCCAAAGATTCTCGATAAAGCTGGATTTACCGGAAGTGTTCTCACAGATAATTTGAAGAGTTTCCTCTCTTCTTTGAGGGTTTCTTACGTGTATCGTCCTGCTGTCATAAAAAGGGTGGGAATAATAGACAATCGCGGAACTAGAAAGAAAGTGGAACAGGTTTTGTCACTTGTGAGGCATGGGGAG is a genomic window containing:
- the recJ gene encoding single-stranded-DNA-specific exonuclease RecJ yields the protein MRKEWVLLNADGTQVNHLVEYLGIEAFLAKLLVNRGITDVTEALKYLNPDRTLLHDPFLMKDMKKAVKTIIEAGERGDSIVVFGDYDVDGVTSTALLYLAMKKMGFNVSYYIPLRLEEGYGLSRAAIEELYSQGHRLLITVDCGVTSFDEIEFAKKLGLKVVVTDHHEVKDKLPLAEAIVNPKRPDDNYPFKGLAGVGVAFKLLSALNETLRMPLNPEDYLDIVALGTIADIVPLRDENRFIVREGTKKIQKEPLLGLKILLSYLRINPDNLTAQDIAFKIAPKLNAAGRMDSAVVALELLISEDKAQAMRTASRLLQHNQNRQMIEAKIFEQATKEIESNVSMKDNFVVVLSGENWHLGVLGIVASRLVAQYNRPVFLISTSDGEGKGSARSPSGISIISLLNKTADILDEYGGHEMAAGFSIKKEKIPEFRKRLNEAYMDIYGEELPTYKIEVDDVLTLESISPETLKKIDMLRPFGHSNPEPKFLFKGLNIERTKSFGSGGGHIKMILRSGERKTLAVGFGMNGLFDEFKYVKPNLLKLDAVASIKQDNGYGIQGMKLSLVDARIYIDHVFEEEVRDKNFVFEFIRDWKNQKPYSSQSTDVSSVVADLEKKLSHKAPDFLNVSTRFPWGIFGSIRLKHPFLAWRILKNYQKGLKTVIVSSVNTTLAHTFYSLQHYLDPINPVYANSLYRGKIDEPVMFVTLPLLMEHFDVFKDSFDEIIFDEPTYIISGIYKEHPDLEAFLEVLPKILDKAGFTGSVLTDNLKSFLSSLRVSYVYRPAVIKRVGIIDNRGTRKKVEQVLSLVRHGENVAVVVDTPHKTVTLARTLGSRLSHTLQNGELIFYNYLLKDFQRASIYSLVERQKIKVLISTPSNDGLGVMLGNSNIVFYNAPRSFLEILDAVTMKPGEESDLFLNLAFNKNDLLSNTNEIDRLFPTVEELQAIYQDLKDVLPASEKDVKRALGFEDGISRVYLSMLEDMGLVAYDADIWHIVKNKELSRDSVVKTLRYREGIAEKRMARWFASRLSTTTTRALLRSLMNGGEVLKIG